In Cydia splendana chromosome 3, ilCydSple1.2, whole genome shotgun sequence, one DNA window encodes the following:
- the LOC134806235 gene encoding uncharacterized protein LOC134806235 — protein MGNKQLNKKKTSRKRQLGRFQQTMELTKRRKLDNFTAEHDTISLDYIELQNMEMESPISSTTDIQSNDEATGSNILNPRIAQVDDTYRVPSILEEEDTHELQISFNVEEELPDKTVGRRIVAVSYHSIRFLTFYPIKDCMETIYINAIFHRQNRNFLVLFILQDGLFVTLTSRSHIVLFGAFRE, from the exons atgggtaacaagcaattgaataaaaagaagacatctcgaaaaagacaactcggaagattccaacaaacaatggaactaac gaaaagaagaaaattgGATAATTTCACAGCCGAACATGATACTATATCTTTAGACTACATCGA actgcaaaatatggaaatggaatctccgatttcatcaaccactgacattcaaagtaacga TGAGGCGACCGGCTCAAACATTTTGAACCCACGCATTGCACAGGTGGATGACACTTATCGGGTTCCTAGTATATTAGAGGAAGAAGATACCCATGAG ttacaaATATCGTTCAATGTGGAAGAAGAGCTTCCTGACAAAACCGTCGGTCGAAGAATTGTCGCAGTTAGTTACCATTCGattcgattcctcacattttatccaataaaagattgtatggaaactatatacataaacgcaatatttcaccgacaaaatcgcaattttcttgttttgttcatacttcaagatggactctttgtgaccttgacgtcacggtcacatatcgttttgttcggggcgtttcgcgagtga